GAGGGAAGCGCGGATCATGAGCGTGGTTGGACAGGTTCTCTACATCGCGCTGATGTGCTTCCTCATCGTGCTGATCTTCCGGTTGGTCATGGACTACGTCTTCCAGTTCGCCCGCTCATGGCAGCCCGGCAAGGCGATGGTGGTCATTCTGGAGGCCACCTACACTGTCACTGATCCACCGCTCAAGCTTCTGCGGCGGGTCATCCCGCCGTTGCGTCTCGGGGGCGTGGCGCTCGACCTGTCCTTCTTCGTACTGATGATCATCGTGTACATCCTGATCACCGTCGTCAGGTCGGTGTTGGTGTGAACGATACGGTCTTGCCGAATGCCGACGACTACGTTGAGGTGAAGAGATGCCATTGACCCCCGAGGATGTGCGGAACAAGCAGTTCACGACCGTCCGCCTCCGAGAAGGCTATGACGAGGACGAGGTCGACGCCTTCCTCGACGAGGTTGAAGCCGAACTGACCCGCCTGCTCCGCGAGAACGAGGACCTGCGCGCCAAGCTGGCCGCTGCCACGCGTGCCGCTGCCCAGAACCAGCAGCAGCAGGGCATGCGCAAGCCTCCGGAACAGGACCAGCAGCAGGGCATGCAACAACAGGGTATGCAGCAACAGGGCATGCCCCAGCAAGGCATGCCGCAGGGCATGCGAGGCCCCGGCGGCCCGGTGCCCGCCGGCATATCGGGCCCGCCGCAGCAGCAGATGGGCGGCCCCATGGGCGGCCCGCCCCAGCTGCCCAGCGGTGCGCCGCAGTTGCCCCCCGGCCCCGGTGGCCAGGGTGGCCCGCAGGGTCCCGGCCCGATGGGTCAGGGCCCCATGGGTCAGGGCCCGATGCAGGGACAGATGGGTCAGGGCCCCATGGGCCAGGGCCCGATGCAGGGACAGATGGGCCAGGGCGGTATGCCCGGCCAGATGCAGCAGATGCCCGGTCAGCAGATGCAGGGTCAGATGCAGCAGATGGGCGGCCCGATGGGCGGTCCCCCGCAGATGATGGGCGGCCCCGGTCAGGGTCCCGGTGGCGACAGCGCCGCGCGTGTTCTCTCGCTGGCCCAGCAGACCGCCGACCAGGCGATCGCCGAGGCCCGGTCCGAGGCCAACAAGATCGTCGGCGAGGCACGCAGCCGCGCCGAGGGTCTGGAGCGCGATGCCCGCGCCAAGGCCGACGCTCTTGAGCGGGACGCCCAGGAGAAGCACCGCGTCGCGATGGGCTCCCTGGAGTCCGCTCGCGCCACGCTGGAGCGCAAGGTCGAGGATCTGCGCGGCTTCGAGCGCGAGTACCGCACCCGCCTGAAGTCCTACCTGGAGTCGCAGCTGCGTCAGCTGGAGACCCAGGCCGACGACTCGCTGGCCCCGCCGCGCACTCCGGCCACGGCCTCCCTGCCGCCGTCCCCGGCGCCCTCGATGGCTCCGGCCGGTGCCGGTGCCCCGTCGTACGGCGGCAACCAGGGCATGGGCGGCCAGGGCATGGGTGGTCCCGGCCCGGCCGGTCCGTCCTACGGCGGCCAGCAGCAGATGTCCCCGGCCATGACCCAGCCCATGGCTCCGGTCCGGCCGCAGGGCCCGTCTCCGATGGGTCAGGCTCCCTCACCGATGCGCGGCTTCCTGATCGACGAGGACGACAACTGACGGCCTTTAGTACGCCTTAGGCGTCGTCGGCGTTCAGTGCGGGGCCCCGGATTTTCTTCCGGGGCCCCGCCCTTTTGCGTTGCCCACTTCCGTGCCGTGACGTTCGTGCCGTGGCGCACGAAGGCCCGGTTCCGCCGAGTCGGTCGGTGGAACCGGGCCTTTGTACGTCCTGCTGTGTGTGCCGTTACGCCTTGCGCAGGCGGAACGTCAGCGACAGGCCCTCGTCCGTAAACGGGTCCCCGTAGGTGTCGTCCGCCTCGCCCTGGGCGAAGTCCGTCGCCAGGACCTCGTCGGCGATCAGGCCCGAGTGCTCGGTCAGGGCCGCGGTGACCGCCGGGTCCGTGGACGTCCAGCGCAGCGCGATGCGGTCGGCCACGTCGAGGCCGCTGTTCTTACGGGCCTCCTGGATCAGCCGGATCGCGTCACGGGCGAGGCCCGCCTGACGCAGCTCCTCCGTGATCTCCAGGTCGAGGGCGACCGTCGCGCCCGAGTCGGACGCCACCGACCAGCCCTCGCGCGGGGTCTCCGTGATGATGACCTCGTCCGGGGCGAGGGCGACCGTCTCGCCGTCGACCTCGACCGACGCCGTGCCCGCGCGCAGGGCGAGGGACAGGGCTGCCGCGTCGGTGTTCGCGACGGCCTTCGCGACGTCCTGGACGCGCTTGCCGAACCGCTTGCCCAGGGCCCGGAAGTTGGCCTTGGCGGTGGTGTCGACCAGGGAGCCGCCCACCTCGGAGAGGGACGCCAGGGAGCTGACGTTCAGCTCCTCCGTGATCTGCGCGTGCAGTTCGCGGTCGAGGGTGTCGAAACCGGCCGCCGCGACCAGCGCGCGGGACAGCGGCTGACGCGTCTTCACCCCGGACTCCGCGCGCGTGGCACGGCCCAGCTCGACCAGCCGCCGTACGAGCACCATCTGCTTCGACAGCTCCGGGTCGATCGCGGACAGGTCCGCCTCGGGCCAGGAGGTCAGGTGGACGGATTCGGGGCTGCCCGGGGTCACCGGCACCACCAGGTCCTGCCAGACCCGTTCGGTGATGAACGGGGTCAGCGGGGCCATCAGCTTCGTGACCGTCTCGACGACCTCGTGCAGGGTGCGCAGCGCGGCCTTGTCGCCCTGCCAGAAGCGGCGCCGGGACCGGCGTACGTACCAGTTGGACAGGTCGTCGACGAACGCCGACAGGAGCTTGCCGGCGCGCTGGGTGTCGTAGGCCTCCAGGGCCTGCGTCACCTGGTCGGTGAGCGCGTGCAGTTCGGACAGGAGCCAGCGGTCCAGGACCGGGCGGTCGGCCGGGGCCGGGTCCGCCGCGGACGGGGCCCAGTTCGACGTACGCGCGTACAGGGCCTGGAAGGCGACCGTGTTCCAGTACGTGAGGAGCGTCTTGCGGACGACCTCCTGGATGGTGCCGTGGCCGACGCGACGGGCCGCCCACGGGGAACCGCCGGCCGCCATGAACCAGCGCACCGCGTCCGCGCCGTGCCGGTCCATCAGGGGGATCGGGTCCAGGGTGTTGCCCAGGTGCTTGGACATCTTGCGGCCGTCCTCGGCGAGGATGTGGCCGAGGCAGACCACGTTCTCGTAGGACGACTTGTCGAAGACGAGGGTGCCGACCGCCATCAGCGTGTAGAACCAGCCGCGCGTCTGGTCGATGGCCTCGCTGATGAACTGCGCCGGGTAGCGCGACTCGAACAGTTCCTTGTTCTTGTACGGGTAGCCCCACTGCGCGAACGGCATCGAACCCGAGTCGTACCAGGCGTCGATGACCTCCGGCACGCGCGTGGCCGTCTTTCCGCAGTCGCCCTGGGGGCAGGCGAAGGTGACCGCGTCGATGAAGGGGCGGTGCGGGTCCAGCTCCGACTGGTCGGTGCCCGTGAGCTGGGTCAGCTCCGCGCGGGAGCCGACGACCGTGAGGTGGTCCTCCTCGCAGCGCCAGATCGGGAGCGGGGTGCCCCAGTAGCGGCTGCGGGAGAGCGCCCAGTCGATGTTGTTGTTCAGCCAGTCGCCGAAGCGGCCGTTCTTGACCGTCTCCGGGTACCAGTTGGTCTTCTCGTTCTCCTGGAGGAGGCGGTCCTTGACGGCCGTCGTGCGGATGTACCAGGACGGCTGCGCGTAGTAGAGGAGCGCGGTGTGGCAGCGCCAGCAGTGCGGGTAGCTGTGCTCGTACGGGATGTGCTTGAAGAGGAGGCCGCGCTGCTGAAGGTCCTCGGTGAGCTTTTCGTCCGCCTTCTTGAAGAAGACACCGCCCACGAGCGGGACGTCCTCCTCGAAGGTGCCGTCCGGGCGGACCGGGTTCACGACCGGCAGGCCGTACGCGCGGCACACCTTGAGGTCTTCCTCACCGAAGGCGGGGGACTGGTGGACCAGACCCGTACCGTCCTCGGTCGTCACGTAGTCCGCGTTCACCACGTAGTGGGTGGGGACGTCCGCCGGGAACTCGACGAGCTCGAACGGACGTTGATAGGACCAGCGCTCCATCTCGGCGCCGGTGAAGGTCTGGCCGGTGGACTGCCACCCCTCGCCGAGGGCCTTGGTGAGCAGCGGCTCGGCCACGACGAGCTTCTCCTCGCCGTCGGTCGCCACCACGTAGGTGACGTCGGGGTGGGCGGCGACCGCCGTGTTGGAGACCAGCGTCCAGGGCGTCGTCGTCCAGACGACGAGGGCGGCCTCGCCGGCCAGCGGACCGGAGGTGAGCGGGAAACGGACGTACACGGAGGGGTCGACGACCGTCTCGTAGCCCTGGGCCAGCTCGTGGTCCGACAGGCCCGTGCCGCAGCGGGGGCACCAGGGGGCGACGCGGTGGTCCTGGGTGAGCAGGCCCTTGGTGAAGATCTCCTTCAGCGACCACCAGACCGACTCGATGTACTCGGGGTCCATCGTGCGGTAGGGATCCTGGAGGTCGGTCCAGTACCCCATGCGGGTCGTGAGCGCCTCGAAGGCGTCCGTGTGACGGGTCACCGACTCGCGGCACTTGTCGTTGAACTCGGCGATGCCGTACGCCTCGATGTCCTGCTTGCCGGAGAAGCCGAGCTCCTTCTCGACCGCCAGCTCCACCGGGAGGCCGTGGCAGTCCCAGCCGGCCTTGCGGGCCACGTGGTAGCCCCGCATGGTGCGGAAGCGCGGGAACACGTCCTTGAAGACGCGGGCCTCGATGTGGTGGGCACCCGGCATGCCGTTCGCGGTGGGCGGGCCCTCGTAGAACACCCATTCGGGGCGCCCCTCGGACTGCTCAAGGGTCTTGGCGAAGATCTTCTGCTCGCGCCAGAAGTCGAGCACGGCGTGCTCAAGGGCGGGCAGGTCGACCTGGGCGGGCACCTGGCGGTACGTCGGCGTTGTCATCAGCGAGCTTCCTCCGGCGGACTTTCTGCCTTCCGTCGGAGGGACGAGAGCCGGAATTCTCCGGACGCCGTGTACGGCGTACTCCCGCGGTACCACCCTCCTTGGCTCCCCGGTGCGTGTCGCACACCGCCGAGCCCCCTCATTGGGGTCGCGATACCGGGTCTACTGGCCTTGGCTGTGCTGC
The DNA window shown above is from Streptomyces sp. NBC_01451 and carries:
- a CDS encoding YggT family protein, translating into MSVVGQVLYIALMCFLIVLIFRLVMDYVFQFARSWQPGKAMVVILEATYTVTDPPLKLLRRVIPPLRLGGVALDLSFFVLMIIVYILITVVRSVLV
- a CDS encoding DivIVA domain-containing protein, with translation MPLTPEDVRNKQFTTVRLREGYDEDEVDAFLDEVEAELTRLLRENEDLRAKLAAATRAAAQNQQQQGMRKPPEQDQQQGMQQQGMQQQGMPQQGMPQGMRGPGGPVPAGISGPPQQQMGGPMGGPPQLPSGAPQLPPGPGGQGGPQGPGPMGQGPMGQGPMQGQMGQGPMGQGPMQGQMGQGGMPGQMQQMPGQQMQGQMQQMGGPMGGPPQMMGGPGQGPGGDSAARVLSLAQQTADQAIAEARSEANKIVGEARSRAEGLERDARAKADALERDAQEKHRVAMGSLESARATLERKVEDLRGFEREYRTRLKSYLESQLRQLETQADDSLAPPRTPATASLPPSPAPSMAPAGAGAPSYGGNQGMGGQGMGGPGPAGPSYGGQQQMSPAMTQPMAPVRPQGPSPMGQAPSPMRGFLIDEDDN
- the ileS gene encoding isoleucine--tRNA ligase, which encodes MTTPTYRQVPAQVDLPALEHAVLDFWREQKIFAKTLEQSEGRPEWVFYEGPPTANGMPGAHHIEARVFKDVFPRFRTMRGYHVARKAGWDCHGLPVELAVEKELGFSGKQDIEAYGIAEFNDKCRESVTRHTDAFEALTTRMGYWTDLQDPYRTMDPEYIESVWWSLKEIFTKGLLTQDHRVAPWCPRCGTGLSDHELAQGYETVVDPSVYVRFPLTSGPLAGEAALVVWTTTPWTLVSNTAVAAHPDVTYVVATDGEEKLVVAEPLLTKALGEGWQSTGQTFTGAEMERWSYQRPFELVEFPADVPTHYVVNADYVTTEDGTGLVHQSPAFGEEDLKVCRAYGLPVVNPVRPDGTFEEDVPLVGGVFFKKADEKLTEDLQQRGLLFKHIPYEHSYPHCWRCHTALLYYAQPSWYIRTTAVKDRLLQENEKTNWYPETVKNGRFGDWLNNNIDWALSRSRYWGTPLPIWRCEEDHLTVVGSRAELTQLTGTDQSELDPHRPFIDAVTFACPQGDCGKTATRVPEVIDAWYDSGSMPFAQWGYPYKNKELFESRYPAQFISEAIDQTRGWFYTLMAVGTLVFDKSSYENVVCLGHILAEDGRKMSKHLGNTLDPIPLMDRHGADAVRWFMAAGGSPWAARRVGHGTIQEVVRKTLLTYWNTVAFQALYARTSNWAPSAADPAPADRPVLDRWLLSELHALTDQVTQALEAYDTQRAGKLLSAFVDDLSNWYVRRSRRRFWQGDKAALRTLHEVVETVTKLMAPLTPFITERVWQDLVVPVTPGSPESVHLTSWPEADLSAIDPELSKQMVLVRRLVELGRATRAESGVKTRQPLSRALVAAAGFDTLDRELHAQITEELNVSSLASLSEVGGSLVDTTAKANFRALGKRFGKRVQDVAKAVANTDAAALSLALRAGTASVEVDGETVALAPDEVIITETPREGWSVASDSGATVALDLEITEELRQAGLARDAIRLIQEARKNSGLDVADRIALRWTSTDPAVTAALTEHSGLIADEVLATDFAQGEADDTYGDPFTDEGLSLTFRLRKA